A region of uncultured Anaeromusa sp. DNA encodes the following proteins:
- a CDS encoding multidrug efflux RND transporter permease subunit — MAKFFIERPIFAIVLSLIISIAGLLSAVQLPVAQYPNISPPTVSVSASYQGANADVIDQVIAQVVEDKVNGTESMVSMSSTSSDSGSYSLNIQFESGKNSDMASVQTQSRVSEATPSLPTTVQNTGVTTRKSSQDMAMVFTLWSDGDVYDTKFLKNYGSIYIVDELKRISGVGDVMAFGSDYSMRIWLQPEKMARLGISTAEVKTALENQNQQAASGSLGQMPVDGKQDYQYTTRVKGRLDDPKQFENIILRAQSDGSFVRLKDVARVELGSKDYSFASAMNGHQASGFAVKLTSDANALQTVGEVKATLDRLAKDFPAGMKYTTVVDNTRFVDESIMEVAKSFAEAMLLVVLVVFLFLQSWRATLIPVLAIPVSLIGTFGSFVLLGFTINTLTLFAMVLAIGLVVDDAIVVIEAVEHHMRHKRLSPIEATKLAMEEVSGPVVAIAFVLASVFIPVAFFGGMMGILYKQFALTIAVSMGLSALVALSLTPALCTLLLKPYDPQAHQGRLGRFFEAFNAWFERKTEGYGQRLGGIIPRARLCIMMLAGVVAMLGVLYTLVPSSFVPDEDQGRYMISVSLPEATSLNRTTQFMDEVAAETRNQSGVDNVMAISGFDMMGGSAKSSGGTVFVSLAPWSERTSSQTQVKSLIGQTFASGAQMAEGRVIAFTPPALPGLGSVGGYSFMLEDRSGGTLEKLDAVTQQFIAAAKERPEIASATTTFTTDTPGYEFEVDREKAEKLGVDVDEIFSTMQIFLGGVQVNDFNKFGRSYKVIAQAEAPFRGDVEVLRYLFVKSSNNAMVPLNTLVTPKKTKAAASISRYNGYKAVKISGTQADGYSSGQAMTALEEVAKEVLPSGYTYEWSGQSREEKVSGGRAPIVFGLAIVFVFLCLAALYESWSVPFAVLLSVPTGIFGAFLFQYLFSQENNIYMQIGLVMLIGLAAKNAILIVEFAKVRFDKGMPLMEAAIEAAKLRLRPILMTSFAFIIGCLPLAIATGAGAGSRNSMGTAVVGGMLMATALGIFLIPVLFVVVEKLTMRFNNWRSKFKKQ; from the coding sequence ATGGCTAAGTTTTTTATCGAACGGCCGATTTTTGCCATCGTGTTGTCATTAATTATTTCTATTGCAGGTCTGTTGTCAGCGGTTCAACTGCCGGTGGCCCAATATCCGAACATATCACCGCCGACGGTATCGGTAAGCGCTTCTTATCAAGGCGCTAATGCCGATGTAATCGACCAGGTTATCGCTCAAGTAGTGGAAGACAAGGTGAACGGTACCGAAAGCATGGTCTCTATGTCCTCGACCAGTTCGGATTCAGGGTCATACTCGCTGAATATTCAGTTTGAATCTGGTAAAAATTCGGATATGGCATCGGTGCAGACTCAAAGTCGTGTATCCGAAGCCACTCCTTCTTTACCGACAACTGTGCAAAATACCGGTGTGACCACCCGGAAATCATCGCAAGATATGGCTATGGTATTTACTCTCTGGTCAGACGGAGACGTGTATGATACGAAATTCCTCAAAAACTACGGCAGTATCTACATTGTGGACGAATTAAAACGAATTTCCGGCGTTGGTGACGTCATGGCATTTGGGTCCGATTACAGCATGCGTATTTGGCTGCAACCGGAAAAAATGGCTCGCTTAGGTATATCGACAGCGGAAGTGAAAACGGCTCTGGAAAACCAGAACCAGCAGGCAGCGTCCGGAAGCTTGGGACAGATGCCTGTAGACGGAAAACAAGACTATCAATATACGACAAGAGTAAAGGGTCGTTTAGATGATCCCAAGCAGTTTGAGAACATCATCCTTAGAGCGCAGTCGGACGGCTCCTTTGTGCGTCTGAAGGATGTAGCCCGGGTGGAACTAGGGAGCAAGGACTATTCTTTTGCCAGTGCCATGAATGGGCATCAAGCTTCCGGTTTTGCCGTTAAGTTGACAAGTGATGCGAATGCATTGCAAACGGTGGGAGAAGTCAAAGCTACGCTGGATCGTTTGGCTAAAGATTTTCCGGCCGGCATGAAATATACGACAGTAGTGGACAACACTCGTTTTGTCGACGAGTCCATTATGGAAGTGGCGAAAAGTTTTGCCGAAGCAATGCTATTGGTGGTGCTGGTAGTATTTCTGTTTTTGCAGAGTTGGCGGGCTACCTTAATTCCGGTGCTGGCAATTCCCGTGTCGCTAATCGGCACTTTCGGTTCCTTTGTATTGCTGGGTTTTACCATCAATACACTAACGTTGTTTGCCATGGTGCTGGCTATTGGATTGGTGGTGGACGATGCCATCGTCGTTATTGAAGCGGTAGAACACCATATGCGGCATAAAAGGCTTTCTCCTATAGAAGCGACAAAACTGGCCATGGAGGAAGTGTCTGGCCCGGTAGTGGCTATTGCTTTTGTTTTGGCGTCAGTATTTATTCCCGTAGCGTTTTTTGGCGGCATGATGGGGATTTTATATAAGCAGTTTGCTTTAACCATTGCCGTTTCTATGGGGCTGTCCGCGCTGGTAGCTTTGTCCTTGACGCCGGCATTATGCACATTGCTCTTAAAACCCTATGATCCCCAGGCGCATCAAGGGCGCTTAGGGCGCTTCTTTGAGGCGTTTAATGCTTGGTTTGAGCGGAAAACTGAAGGATATGGTCAGCGCTTGGGCGGGATTATTCCTAGAGCGCGCCTGTGCATTATGATGCTGGCAGGGGTAGTGGCTATGCTGGGCGTATTGTATACCTTGGTGCCTAGCTCTTTTGTTCCTGATGAAGATCAAGGGCGGTATATGATTTCCGTGTCTTTGCCGGAGGCTACTTCATTGAATCGGACCACTCAGTTTATGGATGAAGTGGCAGCGGAGACCCGCAACCAGTCTGGCGTTGATAATGTTATGGCTATTTCTGGGTTTGACATGATGGGAGGCAGTGCTAAATCCAGCGGCGGCACAGTGTTTGTGTCGTTGGCTCCTTGGTCGGAACGAACTAGTTCACAAACTCAGGTGAAAAGTCTTATTGGGCAGACATTTGCCAGCGGTGCGCAGATGGCGGAAGGACGGGTTATTGCCTTTACACCTCCCGCGTTGCCGGGACTTGGCAGTGTAGGTGGCTATAGCTTCATGCTGGAAGACCGCAGCGGCGGAACGTTGGAAAAACTGGATGCGGTTACGCAGCAGTTTATTGCCGCCGCCAAAGAACGCCCGGAGATTGCTTCGGCGACAACCACTTTTACTACTGATACGCCGGGGTATGAATTTGAAGTGGACCGAGAAAAAGCAGAAAAATTGGGTGTAGACGTGGATGAGATTTTTTCTACGATGCAGATTTTTCTGGGTGGGGTGCAGGTTAACGATTTTAACAAGTTTGGTCGCAGCTACAAAGTGATTGCACAGGCGGAAGCGCCATTCCGCGGTGACGTGGAAGTACTGCGCTATCTTTTTGTTAAAAGTTCCAATAATGCCATGGTACCCTTAAATACGTTGGTAACTCCGAAAAAGACGAAAGCGGCGGCCAGCATATCTCGATATAACGGCTATAAGGCGGTAAAAATCAGTGGTACTCAGGCGGATGGGTACAGTTCCGGTCAAGCGATGACGGCACTGGAAGAAGTGGCCAAAGAAGTGCTGCCAAGTGGTTATACGTATGAATGGTCTGGCCAGAGTCGGGAGGAGAAGGTTTCCGGCGGCAGGGCGCCGATTGTATTCGGTTTGGCTATTGTCTTTGTTTTTCTGTGCTTGGCAGCCCTCTATGAAAGTTGGAGCGTACCGTTTGCGGTGTTGCTTTCGGTTCCGACCGGAATTTTCGGCGCGTTTTTGTTTCAGTATCTATTTAGTCAAGAAAACAATATCTACATGCAGATCGGCCTGGTTATGCTGATTGGCCTAGCTGCTAAAAATGCGATTTTGATAGTGGAATTTGCCAAGGTGCGTTTCGATAAAGGCATGCCGCTTATGGAGGCGGCCATTGAAGCGGCTAAGCTGCGTTTGCGGCCTATTCTGATGACGTCTTTCGCCTTTATTATCGGCTGTTTGCCCTTGGCCATCGCTACTGGCGCAGGCGCTGGTTCCAGGAATTCTATGGGGACGGCGGTTGTCGGCGGTATGCTCATGGCTACGGCTCTAGGGATTTTTCTGATTCCTGTGTTATTCGTGGTAGTGGAGAAGCTAACTATGCGTTTTAACAACTGGCGAAGTAAATTCAAGAAACAATAA
- a CDS encoding efflux RND transporter periplasmic adaptor subunit, protein MQKIMSKKYYAIIGVVLVCLSIVGYKAGWLGGGSKTQAAQAVTVKAVQVQQQDARISYEFVGQVKAKDEVKILSKVGGVVVAKMVQGGAVVTKGQPLFRIDDKQYQSAIRSAQATLNKSRATVANSRRDLERYEYLGSVQGVSMQTLDSYRSQVEQNEADVAMNEANLQEALENREDTLIVSPVDGRIDVNDVSVGQFVVAGSTALGTVSSLDPVWVQFSMSENEYLKLVRQGNGLLPESFRSQLKLQLGDGSIYPEMGQVEQVDKGVSDTTGTITLKAAFTNPQRMLLPGLFAKIVAQGELRPNALLVPQRAVKEMLDNTFVTVATESNTAESRPVKLGEKVGNWYIVESGLAAGDRVVVEGVDKVKQGAQMAVTLLSPESI, encoded by the coding sequence ATGCAAAAAATTATGTCAAAAAAATACTATGCAATCATCGGCGTAGTGCTGGTGTGCCTAAGCATAGTTGGCTACAAGGCCGGCTGGCTGGGTGGGGGCTCTAAAACGCAAGCTGCGCAGGCCGTAACGGTTAAGGCAGTGCAAGTGCAACAGCAAGATGCGCGTATTTCGTACGAATTTGTAGGCCAAGTCAAAGCGAAGGATGAAGTGAAAATCCTTTCTAAAGTGGGTGGCGTGGTAGTTGCTAAGATGGTGCAGGGCGGAGCGGTTGTAACAAAAGGACAACCACTTTTTCGCATTGATGACAAGCAGTACCAATCGGCTATTCGCTCGGCGCAAGCGACGCTAAATAAGTCGCGGGCGACGGTGGCCAATTCGCGGCGCGACTTAGAACGCTATGAGTACTTAGGATCAGTGCAGGGCGTTTCGATGCAAACATTGGATTCTTACCGCTCGCAAGTGGAACAGAATGAAGCGGATGTGGCTATGAACGAAGCAAACCTGCAAGAAGCTCTGGAAAATCGAGAGGATACTTTGATTGTCTCGCCGGTTGACGGCCGTATCGATGTAAATGACGTCAGCGTAGGGCAGTTTGTAGTTGCCGGCTCGACGGCATTGGGAACGGTTTCCTCGCTTGATCCAGTGTGGGTGCAGTTCAGTATGAGTGAAAATGAATATTTGAAATTGGTGCGCCAGGGGAATGGTCTTCTGCCGGAATCTTTTCGCAGTCAGCTGAAGCTGCAGCTTGGCGATGGTTCGATTTATCCGGAAATGGGCCAAGTCGAGCAAGTGGATAAAGGCGTCAGCGATACGACAGGAACGATTACCCTAAAAGCGGCCTTCACTAATCCACAAAGAATGCTGCTCCCTGGTCTTTTTGCAAAGATTGTGGCGCAGGGGGAACTTCGTCCTAACGCGCTCTTAGTGCCGCAACGAGCGGTGAAGGAGATGCTGGACAATACCTTTGTTACGGTGGCTACAGAAAGTAATACCGCAGAAAGCCGTCCAGTTAAGCTGGGCGAAAAAGTAGGAAACTGGTATATTGTCGAGTCCGGCCTGGCAGCAGGAGATCGAGTGGTTGTGGAAGGAGTCGACAAGGTAAAACAGGGAGCGCAGATGGCGGTTACGCTGCTTTCTCCGGAATCCATTTGA
- a CDS encoding TolC family protein, whose translation MKKLLVGGVSALLCVSLLGTAYAGTAPLQLSLEESVQRALSKHYDLSYAKAAREKSYWSLKEAKNNKGLAASFTHTDTVAQSVNSFQNKVALTLPVYSGGSLEGKIKQAEEALHVADLDVDAAQQLVKLNVVSNYLSVLEYQKIWQVSQDTTKNYEDHLKLVENKYAAGMVAKLDVLTSQVDLAKAQDSQVQAENNYRNAVAALNNELQLPHGTELELKDAFNSEGYPLSLEECLAYAKEHRPEITQYKAKVNSAQTGIDVARSGYRPTVALSAAQGWNDDQFPGSKNSNWSVSLTTSLNIFDSGVTGAQVEQAKYNLNMVTEQKSKEEDTVLLEVRQYYLSMQEAAKRIETNKVAIQQAEESLSIQKMRYEVGVGTNLDLRDSVLSLDQAKRDSLQALYDYNINKAKLEHSMGRPAE comes from the coding sequence ATGAAGAAATTGCTTGTCGGGGGTGTGTCCGCCCTGCTTTGCGTCAGTCTGCTGGGAACGGCATATGCAGGAACGGCGCCGCTGCAATTGTCGTTGGAAGAGAGTGTTCAAAGAGCGCTGTCTAAGCATTATGATTTGTCGTATGCAAAAGCAGCTCGTGAAAAAAGCTATTGGAGTCTGAAAGAGGCGAAAAACAACAAAGGCCTTGCCGCGTCGTTCACCCATACAGATACAGTAGCTCAAAGCGTAAATAGCTTTCAAAATAAAGTGGCGTTGACTCTGCCTGTATATAGCGGTGGTAGTCTGGAAGGGAAAATCAAGCAGGCCGAAGAGGCTTTGCATGTTGCAGATTTGGATGTGGATGCGGCTCAGCAGCTGGTAAAATTGAATGTGGTAAGCAACTACTTGTCAGTGCTGGAGTATCAGAAAATCTGGCAAGTGAGCCAGGATACAACCAAAAACTATGAAGACCATTTGAAGTTGGTAGAAAACAAATACGCCGCTGGCATGGTAGCCAAACTGGACGTGCTGACAAGCCAGGTAGACTTGGCTAAAGCGCAAGACAGCCAGGTGCAGGCGGAAAATAACTATCGCAATGCTGTAGCGGCTTTGAATAATGAATTGCAACTGCCTCATGGAACCGAATTGGAACTGAAGGATGCCTTTAACTCTGAAGGCTATCCTTTGTCGTTGGAAGAGTGCTTGGCTTATGCCAAAGAGCACCGGCCGGAAATTACACAATATAAAGCGAAGGTGAACAGTGCTCAAACGGGAATTGACGTGGCTCGCAGCGGCTATCGTCCTACGGTTGCTCTGTCAGCTGCTCAGGGATGGAATGATGATCAATTTCCTGGCTCTAAAAACAGCAACTGGTCGGTTTCACTAACTACCTCCTTGAATATATTTGACTCCGGTGTGACTGGAGCGCAGGTGGAGCAGGCTAAATATAACTTGAATATGGTTACAGAGCAAAAAAGCAAAGAAGAAGATACGGTCTTGCTGGAAGTGCGGCAGTATTACCTGAGTATGCAAGAAGCGGCCAAACGGATCGAGACCAACAAAGTGGCCATTCAGCAAGCGGAAGAAAGCCTAAGCATCCAAAAAATGCGGTATGAAGTAGGCGTCGGCACCAACCTAGACTTACGGGATTCGGTATTGTCCTTAGATCAGGCCAAACGGGATAGCCTCCAGGCGCTGTATGACTACAATATCAATAAAGCAAAGTTGGAGCACTCCATGGGTCGTCCTGCAGAATAA
- a CDS encoding aminopeptidase, which translates to MAEERIVKLAGNLINYSVELQPGEKVLIEVFDGGEDLAQELVAAAYKAGGVPFISVKNMVLQRELLRQCGASQVERIAAWEKARMEEMDAYIGLRAYYNHSEMADLPQEQSQFYQRLWWHPVHSEVRVNRTKWCVLRYPNAAMAQMSGMSTAAFRDFYFQVTNLDYARLAEAEEPLLKLIEETKEVRILGQGTDLTFSLEGVAVSKSCGLRNIPDGEVFTAPVKNSVNGVISYNCPSVYQGVTFENVCLEFAQGRIVKATANHTEKLNRILDTDEGARYVGEFALGVNPHITKPMGDILFDEKISGSFHFTPGNAYENTDNSNRSAIHWDLVCMQTPAYGGGEIWFDGRLVRKDGLFVLEELHGLNPQVWC; encoded by the coding sequence ATGGCGGAAGAACGTATCGTAAAGCTGGCGGGAAATCTCATTAATTACTCGGTGGAGTTGCAGCCAGGTGAAAAGGTTTTAATCGAGGTATTTGACGGTGGCGAAGATTTAGCGCAAGAATTGGTGGCTGCAGCATATAAGGCTGGTGGCGTTCCGTTTATCAGCGTAAAAAATATGGTGTTGCAGCGAGAACTGCTGCGGCAATGCGGGGCTTCGCAGGTAGAGCGTATTGCTGCGTGGGAAAAGGCGCGGATGGAGGAAATGGATGCGTACATAGGTCTGCGTGCGTACTATAACCATAGTGAAATGGCGGATTTGCCGCAGGAGCAGTCCCAGTTTTACCAACGATTGTGGTGGCATCCGGTGCATTCTGAAGTACGGGTTAACCGCACAAAATGGTGCGTTCTGCGTTATCCTAATGCGGCGATGGCGCAGATGTCTGGCATGAGTACGGCGGCTTTTCGGGATTTCTATTTTCAAGTCACGAATTTGGATTATGCCCGCTTGGCCGAGGCAGAAGAACCGCTGCTTAAACTTATAGAAGAAACGAAAGAAGTGCGCATCCTTGGACAAGGAACCGATCTAACATTTTCCCTTGAAGGAGTTGCCGTGAGTAAATCTTGCGGCTTGCGTAATATTCCCGATGGTGAAGTGTTTACAGCTCCAGTGAAAAATTCGGTGAATGGAGTGATTTCTTACAACTGTCCGAGTGTATATCAAGGCGTAACCTTTGAAAATGTATGTCTGGAATTTGCCCAAGGGCGGATTGTGAAGGCTACGGCGAATCATACGGAAAAATTGAATCGGATTTTGGATACCGATGAGGGCGCTCGCTATGTTGGCGAGTTCGCGTTAGGGGTTAATCCGCACATCACTAAGCCGATGGGCGATATTTTATTTGATGAAAAAATTTCCGGCAGCTTCCATTTCACGCCAGGAAATGCTTATGAAAATACGGATAACAGCAATCGTTCCGCCATTCATTGGGATTTGGTATGTATGCAGACGCCCGCATACGGTGGTGGGGAGATCTGGTTTGATGGTCGTTTGGTGCGTAAAGACGGACTGTTTGTTTTAGAGGAACTCCACGGACTGAATCCACAGGTATGGTGTTGA
- a CDS encoding oligopeptide/dipeptide ABC transporter ATP-binding protein, translating to MPILEVQGLKKYFDVRGGLNGKVVGQVKAVDDLSFSLFAGETFGLVGESGCGKSTAGRTILRLMEPTAGRIFFEGEDLEELGSAALRRKRRDFQMIFQDPYASLNPRMCVFDIVGEALAAHGLKDAVALRRQVEETLELCGLPLEYGNRYPHEFSGGQRQRIGIARALALRPKLIIADEPVSALDVSIQAQILNLLQELQQQLGLTYLFISHDLSVVRHISDRVGVMYLGRLLECAPAEELYSQPLHPYTQALLSAIPAANPQRKRERIVLQGDVPSPAKPPPGCAFAPRCPKVMERCREERPVLQVVASERHLAACYLWE from the coding sequence ATGCCGATTTTGGAAGTGCAAGGACTCAAGAAATACTTTGATGTGCGCGGCGGTCTTAACGGTAAGGTAGTGGGACAAGTTAAAGCCGTAGATGACCTTTCTTTTTCCCTGTTTGCGGGAGAAACCTTTGGCTTGGTTGGTGAATCAGGCTGTGGTAAATCAACGGCAGGGCGTACGATTCTGCGTTTAATGGAGCCTACTGCGGGGCGGATTTTTTTTGAGGGCGAAGACTTGGAAGAGCTGGGAAGCGCGGCTTTGCGCCGCAAACGGCGGGATTTTCAAATGATTTTTCAAGATCCCTATGCCTCACTAAATCCCCGCATGTGCGTGTTTGACATTGTTGGCGAGGCATTGGCAGCTCACGGTCTGAAGGATGCCGTTGCACTTCGCCGTCAGGTGGAGGAGACGCTCGAATTATGCGGTTTACCGTTGGAGTATGGCAACCGTTATCCTCACGAGTTTTCCGGCGGTCAGCGGCAGCGGATAGGCATTGCCCGAGCTTTGGCATTGCGTCCTAAATTAATTATTGCCGATGAACCGGTTTCTGCGCTGGACGTTTCCATACAAGCGCAGATTCTCAATTTGTTACAAGAGCTTCAGCAGCAGTTGGGCTTGACATATCTGTTTATTTCCCATGACTTATCGGTGGTGCGTCATATCAGCGATCGGGTAGGAGTTATGTACTTGGGTCGCTTGTTGGAGTGCGCACCGGCGGAAGAACTATACAGCCAACCATTACACCCCTATACGCAGGCCTTGCTTTCGGCAATTCCTGCAGCTAATCCGCAACGCAAGCGGGAGCGTATTGTCTTGCAAGGAGATGTACCTTCGCCAGCTAAGCCGCCGCCTGGATGTGCTTTTGCACCGCGCTGTCCTAAGGTTATGGAACGCTGTCGTGAAGAACGACCAGTCTTACAGGTGGTAGCATCAGAACGGCACTTAGCGGCTTGCTATTTATGGGAGTGA
- a CDS encoding ABC transporter ATP-binding protein has protein sequence MAQRILDVKNLNISFGEGAQAVAVVADLSFQLQAGEVVGLVGESGCGKSVTALAIMRLLEERAHVAGAVLVDGTDVLALPEKSMCSLRGDMLSMVFQEPMTSLNPVQTIGQQLDEVSLLHRQVSRQEARALSVEMLTKVGIPRPQEICREYPHQLSGGMRQRVMIAMALACRPRLLIADEPTTALDVTIQAQILELLRNLREETGVGILLITHDLGVVAELCDRVVVMYAGQVVEEASVEALFDAPQHPYTRGLLQSIPWHDRKEERLQPIPGQVPSLHCMPAGCRFEPRCPNTVEGCRQHMPLLEQLADGRYCRCWLYGERRERSGANADFGSARTQEIL, from the coding sequence ATGGCGCAAAGAATCTTAGACGTTAAGAATTTGAATATTTCCTTTGGTGAAGGAGCGCAGGCTGTTGCGGTGGTAGCAGACTTGTCCTTTCAGCTGCAGGCCGGAGAAGTTGTGGGCTTAGTGGGTGAATCCGGTTGTGGAAAGTCGGTGACGGCTTTAGCTATTATGCGTCTTTTAGAAGAACGGGCACACGTAGCTGGGGCGGTGCTAGTGGATGGAACCGATGTGTTGGCGCTGCCGGAAAAAAGTATGTGTTCTTTGCGGGGCGATATGCTCTCCATGGTGTTTCAGGAACCGATGACATCGCTAAATCCGGTGCAGACGATTGGTCAGCAACTTGATGAAGTGTCGCTTTTGCACCGTCAAGTGTCTCGGCAGGAGGCACGGGCGTTGTCTGTGGAAATGTTGACCAAGGTAGGAATTCCTCGACCGCAGGAAATTTGCCGGGAATATCCGCATCAACTGTCCGGCGGGATGCGGCAGAGGGTGATGATTGCTATGGCGTTGGCTTGTCGGCCACGTCTTTTGATTGCCGATGAGCCGACGACCGCTTTGGATGTGACCATCCAAGCCCAGATATTGGAATTATTGCGTAACTTGAGGGAAGAGACTGGCGTGGGTATTTTGCTCATTACGCATGATCTAGGCGTGGTGGCAGAATTGTGTGACCGAGTTGTCGTTATGTATGCTGGCCAGGTTGTGGAGGAAGCCAGTGTGGAGGCCTTGTTTGACGCGCCTCAGCATCCGTATACTCGAGGACTCTTGCAATCCATACCTTGGCATGATCGGAAAGAAGAACGTCTGCAGCCCATCCCGGGACAGGTACCGTCATTGCATTGCATGCCGGCGGGCTGCCGATTTGAACCTCGCTGTCCGAATACAGTAGAAGGCTGTCGGCAACATATGCCCTTGCTTGAGCAGCTGGCAGACGGTCGCTACTGTCGTTGCTGGCTGTATGGAGAAAGGAGGGAGCGCAGTGGTGCAAATGCCGATTTTGGAAGTGCAAGGACTCAAGAAATACTTTGA
- a CDS encoding YitT family protein: MTKKITMLQRVKNVVLMGIGSVIAAAGLEVFLVPNNIIDGGVVGISIMASYLTGWSLSVFLVLLNLPFLYLGYTQIGKTFAFSTLFSIISLAFWVGVFTPIPEVTNDLFLAAVFGGITIGVGIGIIIRHGGCTDGTEMIAILLDKRTSFSIGEIIMFFNLFILTAAGFIFSWDKAMYSLVTYFVAFKVIDITLRGLDESKAVYIISDQMEDIRDALMARLGRGVTILHATGGFSNEEKPVLYCVVTRLEVAKLKSIVSEWDDTAFVTISDVHEVMGGRFKKKAIH, translated from the coding sequence ATGACAAAAAAAATAACGATGTTGCAACGCGTAAAAAATGTAGTGCTGATGGGGATTGGTTCTGTGATTGCCGCAGCAGGCCTGGAAGTATTTCTGGTGCCGAATAATATTATCGATGGCGGCGTCGTCGGCATTTCCATTATGGCCAGTTATTTGACAGGCTGGTCCCTGAGTGTATTTCTGGTGCTCTTAAATTTGCCCTTTTTATACCTGGGCTATACGCAAATTGGTAAAACCTTTGCTTTTTCCACTTTGTTTTCTATCATTTCCCTAGCTTTTTGGGTTGGCGTGTTTACGCCGATTCCGGAAGTGACAAACGACTTGTTTTTGGCAGCCGTATTTGGCGGTATTACCATTGGTGTTGGCATCGGCATTATTATTCGTCATGGCGGCTGTACAGACGGTACGGAGATGATAGCCATCCTTTTGGATAAGCGCACTAGCTTTTCCATTGGAGAAATTATCATGTTTTTCAATTTGTTTATCTTGACAGCTGCCGGATTTATTTTTTCATGGGACAAGGCCATGTATTCTCTTGTAACCTATTTTGTAGCTTTTAAGGTTATCGATATCACTTTGCGAGGCTTAGACGAATCGAAGGCAGTCTACATCATTTCCGACCAAATGGAAGACATTCGCGATGCCTTGATGGCGCGTCTTGGCAGGGGGGTTACCATTCTGCACGCTACAGGTGGTTTCAGCAATGAAGAGAAACCGGTGCTGTATTGCGTGGTGACGCGCTTGGAAGTGGCGAAACTAAAGTCAATTGTAAGCGAATGGGATGACACGGCTTTTGTGACTATTTCTGATGTTCATGAGGTTATGGGCGGGCGTTTTAAGAAAAAAGCGATTCATTAA
- a CDS encoding MFS transporter, whose product MHWQRTVWLLAMACMFSGASYTMLTPFLPLYLLEIGVTTEEVHWWTGFIFSITFFVAAVMAPYWGRRADRSGKRRMVLRAGFSLATVYFLGAFVRNPWELLAVRLLQGFANGFVPASLAIVASTSPPERLGANLGFMQTALLLGGIAGPLAGGALSHVFGMRMSFVVAAAVIFIGTLAVAAWVKEPPQALTSQQGSVLDDFREAWNNKTLMRMLFLMFGVQLVTLVLQPLLALFVAELQGDLEGVALTAGIVCSVAGISGAVAAPLWGRLGQKKGFTLILQIAFLGAAVWNALQFFAADIVQFTVLQALFGFFVVGVFPAINTIAVQSSNEHFRGRLFGLTTTANQLGCMTGPLLGGFISASWGIRPVFLLTAGVLLLLALGSRSKQAMVK is encoded by the coding sequence GTGCATTGGCAGCGAACAGTTTGGCTGTTGGCTATGGCGTGCATGTTCTCAGGAGCAAGCTATACTATGCTGACGCCATTTTTACCATTGTATTTGTTGGAAATAGGTGTTACGACGGAAGAGGTTCACTGGTGGACTGGGTTCATTTTTTCTATTACTTTTTTCGTTGCAGCTGTCATGGCTCCTTATTGGGGGCGGCGGGCGGATCGCAGCGGTAAACGGCGCATGGTGCTGCGAGCTGGTTTTAGTTTGGCAACAGTCTATTTTTTGGGAGCTTTTGTACGGAATCCCTGGGAACTGCTTGCAGTGCGATTGCTGCAGGGATTTGCCAATGGTTTCGTACCGGCGTCGTTGGCGATCGTAGCTTCCACTTCTCCGCCAGAGCGATTGGGGGCCAATCTAGGCTTCATGCAAACCGCGCTGCTTTTGGGTGGCATTGCCGGTCCTTTGGCGGGGGGAGCGTTGTCGCATGTATTCGGTATGCGCATGTCCTTCGTGGTGGCTGCGGCTGTTATTTTTATTGGTACTTTGGCCGTGGCGGCCTGGGTCAAGGAACCGCCGCAGGCGCTGACGTCTCAACAGGGAAGTGTTCTTGATGATTTTCGAGAAGCCTGGAACAACAAAACGTTGATGCGCATGCTGTTTTTGATGTTTGGAGTGCAGTTGGTGACGCTGGTATTGCAGCCATTGTTGGCCTTGTTTGTTGCAGAACTTCAGGGAGATTTGGAAGGGGTAGCTTTGACTGCCGGTATCGTTTGTAGCGTTGCCGGTATTTCTGGTGCAGTGGCAGCACCTTTGTGGGGGCGCTTAGGCCAGAAAAAAGGCTTTACTCTTATTTTACAGATTGCTTTTTTAGGTGCTGCAGTATGGAATGCGTTGCAGTTTTTTGCGGCGGATATCGTCCAATTCACTGTGTTGCAAGCGTTGTTTGGCTTTTTTGTAGTTGGCGTATTTCCGGCTATCAATACGATCGCCGTGCAATCCTCTAACGAACATTTTCGCGGACGTCTGTTTGGATTAACTACTACCGCCAACCAATTGGGTTGTATGACAGGGCCTCTGTTGGGTGGGTTTATCAGCGCTAGTTGGGGCATACGGCCTGTGTTTTTGTTGACGGCAGGGGTGCTGCTTTTGCTGGCTCTTGGCAGCCGCAGCAAGCAAGCGATGGTCAAGTGA